A genomic stretch from uncultured Cohaesibacter sp. includes:
- a CDS encoding MG2 domain-containing protein, whose amino-acid sequence MARILSAILALFLIAFSASQSAWALDGTYRDDVILSQDTDYYGFDFKTIKKVTLDQCQSACLKTRGCKAFTYNVKAGFCFLKSDFAKATPFKGAISGRIAPRFEEEDIGKAAPLTNLPQSIYNAASMMQKKFTAATAGVGADTIGFDELVKRGYGAMDYNDPARSMDLFRRALAIYPEASDIWHAYSLAAAQFARTTKDMRDARKARTSAINAALNAYTSSRTRTNRAAALSQLARTLEETARFREAIDSFKLALEMRENPADRADYRRLLESHGFRMINHSIDADLQNPRICIQFSEDLKKGFGDYASYIRINQQEPKALDVSKRQICVEGLAHGNSYQLDVREGLPADNGEQLLSNLQLDLYVRDRKPGMRFSGNNYVLPASNRRGLPLVSVNADEAKLALYRINDRSLAQLVRGSRFLSQLEDWKLSDLTETMGSPVWEGSMEITPEKNLEVVTAIPIDEALPDHKPGVYLMTAAATTLDLNDYPSVASQWFVISDIGLTTFSGTKSQPKGDSANAEHDLGGLQVFARSLESAVPLDGIKVQLIARNNEILGSGISDASGMVTFDAGLLRGSDGLAPAVLTASNADKSDFVFLDLTRAGFDLSDRGVTGRPSPEGVDVYAWTERGVYRPGEEVHVSALARDDTARAVKDLPLTFSFLRPDGVEAQRLIGSGKALGGYSVDLPLLSNAKRGSWRVQIFADPKKPALGEVNFLVEDFIPDRTDMTLTPDSDLIAVGDSATGTIKGRYLYGAPASGLSLSGDVLVRESRKLDGFEGYIFGLAEEEDMGVERIPLGPLPSLDADGKGRYEFRLGTLRTSTRPKIADLVVRMQEDSGRAIERRAPYRIKPEDVMLGIKPQFEGNQVSENSDAQFQLIAVSPDASRTSQSGVNWSLVKIERQYQWYRNGSRWYSEAVDLESKVADGQINLSTEDPASLSLPVEWGRYRLTLGDGTSVEFRAGWASAGSLDTPDGLELALDKPSYKAGETAKLKVTPRFAGKLLLAIGTDRIRKTLSVDIPAEGTTLDIPVEEDWGAGAYLLANLYRPSDKVTSRNPMRAIGVEWLGVSPEERALSIRMEAPETIRPREQMEVPVKVDDLKAGEEAYVTIALVDEGILNLTGYKTPDPVGRYFGQRRLGVDIRDLYGRLIDGSNGAFGALRTGGDGGGPQMDASGEVPTQELVSFVSGIVRLDANGEAKVPFDIPQFNGTARLMATAWTEDGVGSSDEDAIIRDPIVVHVSLPKVLAPGDESRAIIELTNLEAPEGDYHLELISNESVALDIAKAPETVTLKKDEKVSLSVPLTGFKEGMGDVTVKLTSNSGDGLGILYDAQMPVRSGILPVTTVTRVPLATGGGALKLDAAWMAGLQKHNASLSVSVNEPGTYDVASLLLQLDRYPYGCAEQITSRALPLLYAKDLAFNLPEELASLSGKAMQERIQKAIDKLLSYQNDMGGFSLWGGSYIDDPWLTAYATDFLTRAREQGFKVPEEAMKRALQTIKNRLAYQSDLERDSASVSYGLYDLARNRMASAGDLRYYVETKLESFDSPFSRAQLGAALALYGDRTRAARAFASALRLAERQEGAMAMSEGSVYSFASLQRDVAGMLALASEVSPALDSLDAIKDLARRIYDPEKRLNTQEQAWMVLAARAQSNGSSNLGITVNDVATSGPLVASYDGQSIDQEPVTIVNNGDTPLDALVTVEASPMEPLPAGGNGFAISRSYHALDGSPVNVAEVKQNERFVVVVNVSQFDDVPSRLMISDLLPAGLEVENPHLIKSAEQQNFSWLPKTDVAHVEFRNDRVLAAINRKQGGDKDFTIAYTVRAVSPGSFMHPAAVVEDMYRPEKSARTASGWMNVIR is encoded by the coding sequence ATGGCCCGGATTCTATCTGCGATACTCGCTTTATTTCTCATTGCATTTTCAGCATCGCAAAGCGCTTGGGCCCTTGATGGCACCTATCGGGATGATGTGATCCTCTCGCAAGATACGGACTATTATGGTTTTGACTTCAAAACGATCAAAAAGGTTACGCTGGATCAATGCCAGTCGGCCTGCCTGAAGACGCGTGGATGCAAGGCCTTCACCTATAATGTGAAAGCCGGTTTCTGCTTTCTGAAATCCGATTTCGCCAAGGCCACGCCGTTCAAGGGCGCGATTTCGGGGCGCATAGCCCCCCGCTTTGAGGAAGAAGATATTGGCAAGGCCGCTCCCCTTACCAACCTGCCTCAGAGCATCTATAACGCGGCATCCATGATGCAAAAGAAGTTTACCGCCGCCACGGCCGGTGTTGGAGCCGATACCATTGGCTTTGATGAACTGGTCAAGCGCGGTTATGGCGCGATGGACTATAATGATCCGGCCCGCTCCATGGATTTGTTCCGCCGGGCTCTGGCGATATATCCCGAGGCCAGCGATATCTGGCATGCCTATTCTCTTGCCGCTGCGCAATTTGCCCGCACCACCAAGGACATGAGAGACGCCCGCAAGGCGAGGACGTCTGCCATCAATGCCGCTCTGAACGCCTATACCAGCTCCCGCACGCGGACCAACCGGGCAGCAGCTCTCTCTCAGCTTGCCCGCACTCTGGAAGAAACCGCCCGCTTCCGGGAAGCCATAGACAGCTTCAAGCTGGCCCTTGAAATGCGCGAAAATCCGGCAGATCGCGCCGATTATCGTCGCCTTCTGGAAAGCCACGGCTTCCGCATGATTAATCATAGCATTGATGCGGATCTGCAAAATCCACGCATATGCATCCAGTTCTCCGAAGATCTTAAAAAAGGCTTTGGTGACTATGCGTCTTATATTCGGATCAACCAGCAGGAGCCCAAGGCGCTTGATGTGAGCAAACGCCAGATCTGTGTGGAAGGACTTGCGCATGGCAACAGCTATCAGCTGGATGTGCGCGAAGGTTTGCCTGCAGACAATGGCGAGCAACTGCTTTCCAACCTGCAACTGGATCTTTATGTGCGCGACCGCAAGCCGGGCATGCGCTTCAGCGGAAACAACTATGTTTTGCCAGCCAGCAACCGCCGCGGCCTACCGCTGGTGTCCGTCAATGCTGACGAAGCCAAGCTGGCGCTCTATCGCATCAATGATCGCTCTCTGGCACAGCTGGTGCGCGGCTCGCGCTTTCTCAGCCAGCTTGAAGACTGGAAGCTTTCCGATCTGACAGAGACTATGGGCTCTCCGGTTTGGGAAGGCTCCATGGAGATCACACCGGAAAAGAACCTCGAAGTGGTCACCGCCATTCCCATTGACGAAGCTCTGCCTGACCACAAACCGGGGGTCTATCTGATGACGGCGGCAGCCACGACCCTTGATCTGAACGATTATCCATCGGTTGCAAGCCAATGGTTCGTCATTTCAGACATCGGACTGACCACCTTCTCAGGCACCAAATCCCAGCCCAAAGGCGACAGCGCCAATGCCGAGCATGACCTGGGTGGGCTTCAGGTGTTTGCCCGCTCGCTTGAAAGCGCGGTGCCACTAGACGGCATCAAGGTGCAGCTTATCGCCCGCAACAACGAAATTCTGGGGAGCGGCATTAGCGATGCGTCCGGCATGGTCACCTTTGACGCAGGTCTCTTGCGCGGCTCGGACGGGCTGGCTCCGGCAGTTCTGACAGCAAGCAACGCGGACAAGAGTGATTTTGTCTTTCTCGATCTGACCCGTGCCGGATTTGATCTTTCAGACAGGGGCGTGACCGGACGTCCATCACCGGAAGGGGTTGATGTCTATGCATGGACCGAACGCGGGGTTTATCGCCCCGGCGAGGAAGTGCATGTCTCGGCTCTGGCACGCGATGACACGGCCCGCGCAGTCAAAGATCTGCCACTCACCTTCTCATTCCTGCGCCCCGATGGCGTGGAAGCCCAGCGCCTGATCGGTTCGGGAAAGGCCCTTGGCGGCTATTCAGTGGATCTGCCACTTCTCAGCAATGCCAAACGCGGCAGCTGGCGCGTACAGATCTTTGCCGATCCCAAGAAGCCCGCGCTTGGCGAAGTCAATTTCCTTGTTGAGGATTTCATCCCCGACCGCACCGACATGACCCTGACACCAGACAGCGACCTCATCGCGGTTGGAGACAGCGCAACGGGCACCATCAAAGGCCGCTATCTCTATGGCGCTCCGGCTTCTGGCCTTTCGCTTTCCGGCGATGTTCTGGTGCGAGAAAGCCGTAAACTGGATGGCTTTGAGGGTTATATTTTCGGTCTGGCCGAAGAAGAGGATATGGGCGTAGAGCGGATACCGCTGGGGCCGCTGCCCTCGCTTGATGCGGACGGCAAGGGCCGCTATGAATTCAGGCTCGGAACATTGCGCACCTCTACCCGCCCCAAGATCGCCGATCTGGTGGTGCGTATGCAGGAAGACTCTGGCCGCGCGATTGAGCGCCGGGCTCCCTATCGCATCAAGCCAGAGGATGTGATGCTGGGCATCAAACCCCAGTTTGAAGGCAATCAGGTCAGCGAGAATAGCGACGCACAGTTCCAGCTCATTGCCGTGTCTCCGGATGCCAGCCGCACAAGCCAATCAGGCGTGAACTGGTCCCTCGTCAAGATCGAGCGACAGTATCAATGGTATCGCAATGGCTCGCGCTGGTATTCCGAAGCGGTTGATCTGGAAAGCAAGGTCGCTGATGGACAGATCAATCTGAGTACAGAAGACCCTGCCAGCCTGTCGCTACCGGTCGAATGGGGCCGCTATCGCCTGACCCTTGGCGACGGCACCAGCGTCGAGTTCCGCGCCGGTTGGGCAAGCGCTGGGTCTCTTGATACGCCGGACGGGTTGGAATTGGCGCTGGACAAACCAAGCTACAAGGCAGGCGAAACAGCCAAACTGAAAGTTACGCCGCGCTTTGCAGGCAAACTCCTGCTCGCCATCGGCACAGACAGAATTCGCAAGACCCTGTCCGTCGATATCCCGGCGGAAGGCACAACACTGGATATTCCGGTGGAAGAAGACTGGGGCGCCGGTGCCTATCTGCTGGCCAATCTCTATCGACCGTCAGACAAGGTCACCTCGCGCAATCCCATGCGAGCCATCGGCGTGGAATGGCTGGGCGTCTCGCCTGAAGAGCGGGCTCTTTCCATTCGCATGGAAGCGCCGGAAACCATCCGTCCGCGCGAGCAGATGGAGGTGCCGGTCAAGGTAGACGACCTCAAGGCCGGAGAGGAAGCCTATGTCACCATAGCCTTGGTCGATGAAGGCATCCTCAATCTCACCGGCTACAAAACACCAGATCCTGTTGGTCGCTATTTCGGCCAGCGGCGTCTGGGCGTGGATATTCGTGATCTTTATGGCCGCCTTATCGATGGTTCGAATGGCGCCTTCGGAGCCCTGCGCACCGGCGGTGACGGCGGCGGGCCACAGATGGATGCCAGCGGTGAGGTGCCAACACAGGAGTTAGTCTCCTTCGTCTCGGGCATTGTGCGCCTTGATGCCAATGGCGAGGCCAAGGTCCCCTTCGATATTCCGCAGTTCAACGGCACGGCGCGCCTAATGGCAACCGCCTGGACAGAAGACGGTGTTGGCAGCAGCGACGAAGATGCCATCATCCGCGATCCGATCGTGGTGCATGTCAGCTTGCCAAAGGTTCTGGCTCCGGGGGATGAATCCCGCGCCATTATCGAACTCACCAATCTGGAAGCCCCCGAGGGAGACTATCATCTCGAATTGATCAGCAACGAAAGTGTTGCGCTGGATATTGCCAAGGCACCAGAAACCGTGACTTTGAAGAAAGACGAGAAAGTCTCTCTTTCCGTGCCCCTTACAGGCTTCAAGGAAGGTATGGGCGATGTCACCGTCAAGCTGACCTCCAACTCGGGCGACGGTCTGGGCATTCTTTATGATGCGCAGATGCCGGTCCGGTCGGGCATCCTGCCGGTGACCACTGTAACCCGCGTGCCGCTGGCCACAGGTGGCGGTGCGCTCAAGCTGGATGCGGCATGGATGGCCGGTTTGCAAAAGCATAATGCCAGCCTCTCGGTATCGGTCAATGAACCGGGCACCTATGATGTCGCCTCCCTGCTCCTGCAGCTAGATCGCTATCCTTATGGCTGCGCGGAGCAGATCACCAGCCGTGCCCTGCCTCTGCTTTATGCCAAGGATCTTGCCTTCAATCTGCCAGAAGAACTGGCCAGCCTTTCTGGCAAGGCCATGCAGGAGCGCATCCAGAAAGCCATCGACAAGCTCTTGTCCTATCAGAATGATATGGGCGGCTTCAGCCTCTGGGGTGGCAGCTATATTGATGATCCGTGGCTCACAGCCTATGCCACAGACTTCCTGACACGAGCGCGGGAGCAAGGCTTCAAGGTACCTGAAGAGGCCATGAAGCGGGCATTGCAGACTATCAAAAACCGCCTCGCCTACCAGAGCGATCTGGAGCGGGATTCGGCCAGTGTTTCCTATGGCCTCTATGATCTGGCGCGTAATCGCATGGCCTCGGCCGGAGACCTGCGCTACTATGTAGAGACCAAGCTGGAAAGCTTTGACAGCCCCTTCTCTCGGGCCCAGCTGGGCGCAGCTCTTGCGCTCTATGGGGACCGCACAAGGGCTGCACGAGCCTTTGCCTCCGCTCTCAGGCTGGCAGAAAGGCAGGAGGGTGCGATGGCGATGTCTGAAGGCAGCGTTTACAGCTTCGCAAGCCTTCAGCGCGATGTCGCAGGCATGTTGGCGCTGGCCTCTGAAGTCAGCCCAGCCCTTGACAGTCTTGACGCAATCAAGGATCTCGCCCGGCGGATCTATGACCCCGAAAAGCGCCTCAACACGCAGGAGCAGGCGTGGATGGTTCTGGCCGCCCGTGCACAATCCAACGGGTCCAGCAATCTGGGTATCACGGTCAATGACGTTGCCACATCCGGCCCACTGGTCGCCTCCTACGATGGGCAGTCCATCGACCAAGAGCCGGTGACCATCGTCAACAACGGCGACACCCCTCTGGATGCGCTGGTGACTGTGGAGGCCTCACCAATGGAACCTCTGCCCGCAGGGGGCAATGGATTTGCCATTTCGCGCAGCTATCACGCTCTGGATGGCAGCCCGGTCAATGTGGCCGAGGTCAAGCAGAATGAGCGGTTTGTCGTCGTAGTCAATGTAAGCCAGTTCGACGATGTGCCTTCACGCTTGATGATCAGCGATCTCTTGCCTGCTGGCCTTGAAGTGGAGAATCCGCATCTCATCAAGAGCGCCGAGCAGCAGAATTTCAGCTGGTTGCCGAAGACAGATGTGGCCCATGTGGAATTCCGCAATGATCGAGTCCTCGCAGCCATCAACCGCAAACAAGGCGGCGACAAGGACTTCACCATTGCCTATACGGTGCGCGCCGTTTCACCGGGCAGCTTCATGCATCCGGCGGCTGTGGTCGAAGACATGTATCGGCCAGAAAAGTCGGCACGCACGGCAAGCGGCTGGATGAATGTCATCCGCTAG
- the pbpC gene encoding penicillin-binding protein 1C encodes MPKPIFGMVIALGFLFLVTLGSVGGFVIFDRLNPPPLDKLSDLSVEVVDRDGALLRAYTNKAGQWRLGADLDSIDSEFINILLAYEDKRFWDHSGVDPRAILRASWQLLSNGRIISGASTISMQLARLLEPREKRSFKAKFWQMLRALQLEERMSKREILTAYLTLAPYGGNLEGIRAASLAYFAKEPKELSLAQAALLVALPQSPEARRPDISSKRALAARNTVLERMAMAGLIPESEVARASAKSLDALRHAMPHLAAHTADRLSRTAPSQQVHQTTLDRALQEKMEQVLQDATGTLAPDLSAALILADGKSGAILAEVGSADYLSAARSGWIDMTRKQRSPGSALKPFIYGLAFEEGLIRAQTQITDSPVDFGGYRPKNFDMGYQGDVSIHDALLLSLNVPAVALLDAVGPARLMERLKRGNVSVKLPEGSDVGLAIGLGGLGISLKDLTQLYTSFINDGRIKQLHERPLPTSAKTAIRAPVLDREASWHVSHILKDATPPRGTGKLAIAYKTGTSYGYRDAWSVGFDGRYVIGVWVGKPDNSAVPGITGRSAAAPILYEAFARSGLALSPFPNAPSGTQEQTFAELPPTLKHFRISSLWAPPSKVPEAAPQISYPPDGARIELAPTAQGKPMPLVVKLQNGRPPFRWLGNGRVFAANGRKRRISWMPDGQGQSTLTVIDAAGRADSVSVFLQVPSDAP; translated from the coding sequence ATGCCGAAGCCAATCTTCGGCATGGTTATCGCCTTGGGGTTTCTCTTCCTTGTTACGCTGGGGAGCGTGGGTGGCTTCGTGATCTTTGATCGATTGAATCCGCCTCCGCTCGACAAACTGTCAGATCTTTCCGTTGAAGTGGTCGACAGGGATGGCGCTTTGTTACGCGCCTATACCAACAAAGCCGGACAATGGCGTCTCGGCGCTGATCTCGATAGCATCGACAGTGAATTCATCAACATTCTGCTAGCCTATGAGGACAAGCGCTTCTGGGATCACTCTGGCGTGGATCCCCGCGCTATTTTGCGAGCCAGTTGGCAGCTTCTTTCCAATGGCCGGATCATTTCAGGCGCGTCAACCATTTCCATGCAGCTTGCCCGCCTTCTGGAACCTCGCGAGAAGCGCAGCTTCAAAGCCAAATTCTGGCAGATGCTCCGCGCTCTTCAGTTGGAGGAGCGGATGAGCAAGAGGGAAATCCTGACGGCCTATCTCACACTCGCCCCCTATGGCGGCAATCTAGAAGGTATTCGCGCCGCCTCGCTGGCCTATTTCGCCAAGGAACCCAAAGAGCTGAGCCTCGCACAGGCTGCGTTACTGGTGGCCCTGCCCCAGTCGCCAGAGGCCCGCAGGCCTGATATCTCGTCCAAACGCGCCCTTGCAGCGCGCAATACTGTGCTTGAACGCATGGCGATGGCCGGTCTCATACCCGAGAGCGAAGTGGCGCGCGCTTCGGCTAAATCGCTGGATGCCTTGCGTCACGCCATGCCGCACCTGGCCGCTCATACTGCGGATCGCCTTTCTCGGACGGCACCATCGCAGCAGGTGCATCAGACAACACTTGATCGAGCACTGCAGGAGAAAATGGAACAAGTGCTTCAGGACGCCACAGGCACGCTCGCACCGGACCTCTCCGCAGCCCTTATTCTAGCCGATGGCAAGAGCGGTGCCATTCTGGCCGAGGTGGGGTCGGCTGACTATCTCAGCGCAGCACGCTCGGGCTGGATCGACATGACCCGCAAGCAGCGTTCACCGGGCTCGGCCCTCAAGCCCTTCATCTATGGCCTCGCCTTCGAGGAAGGACTGATCCGCGCGCAGACACAGATTACAGACAGCCCCGTGGATTTTGGCGGCTACAGACCCAAGAATTTCGATATGGGCTATCAAGGCGATGTAAGCATCCATGATGCACTGTTGCTCTCGCTCAACGTTCCCGCAGTGGCCCTGCTCGACGCCGTAGGACCAGCCCGCTTGATGGAGCGACTAAAGCGCGGCAATGTCTCGGTCAAATTGCCCGAGGGGAGTGATGTGGGGCTGGCTATCGGCCTTGGCGGTTTGGGTATCTCCCTTAAGGATCTGACACAGCTCTATACGAGCTTTATCAATGACGGCCGGATCAAGCAGCTACATGAACGCCCCCTGCCGACGTCTGCAAAAACTGCCATTCGTGCTCCGGTTCTGGATCGGGAAGCCAGTTGGCATGTGAGCCATATTCTCAAGGATGCCACCCCACCGCGCGGCACAGGCAAGCTGGCCATCGCCTACAAGACCGGCACCTCCTATGGCTATCGTGACGCCTGGTCCGTGGGATTTGATGGTCGTTATGTTATCGGCGTCTGGGTCGGCAAACCAGACAATAGCGCCGTGCCGGGCATTACTGGGCGCAGCGCTGCCGCCCCCATCCTTTATGAGGCCTTTGCTCGTTCAGGGCTTGCGCTTTCGCCCTTCCCAAATGCGCCGAGCGGAACGCAAGAGCAGACCTTTGCAGAGCTGCCGCCAACGCTGAAGCATTTCAGGATTTCCTCTCTCTGGGCCCCCCCTTCCAAGGTGCCAGAGGCTGCCCCACAGATCAGCTATCCACCCGATGGGGCCAGAATAGAGCTTGCTCCAACGGCACAGGGCAAGCCGATGCCCCTTGTTGTCAAACTGCAAAATGGCAGGCCGCCCTTCCGCTGGCTGGGCAACGGGCGTGTCTTTGCTGCAAATGGTCGCAAGAGACGCATCAGCTGGATGCCCGATGGACAGGGGCAATCAACCCTGACGGTCATTGATGCCGCCGGACGGGCCGACAGCGTCAGCGTTTTCCTGCAAGTGCCAAGCGATGCCCCCTGA
- a CDS encoding FAD/NAD(P)-binding oxidoreductase yields MTNAKHVVVVGAGQAGATLVQRLRELGYEGTLTLIGAEPYLPYQRPPLSKAYLLGDMDLDGLTLRPQSFYDEQEIALKLGNPVSAIDPTNQTVTLCEETIAYDHLVLATGGDAANLPAAQGGTLAGLYPIRGIDDINKLEPQIVAGRKVLIVGGGYIGLEAAAVCAKRGLDVTLVVASERILRRVAAPETSDYFRKLHQGHGVRILEGAQSVTLIGDKDDGASGQVCGARLGNDEELETDFAICGIGLKPSVTLAEMAGLTLENGIWTDAFSRTSDPHIWAAGDCTSFPYRGGRIRLESVGNAIDQAKAVAANIVASLKGEEMKPYIAKPWFWSDQYDVKFQIAGLNSGYDRVIIRDGGEGAASHWYYQGEELLAVDAMNDGRAYMVGKRLIEAGKSADPAVVSNTAIDLKVLMKRG; encoded by the coding sequence ATGACCAATGCCAAACATGTTGTCGTTGTGGGGGCCGGACAGGCAGGTGCAACGCTGGTGCAGAGACTGCGTGAATTGGGCTATGAGGGCACCTTGACCCTGATCGGAGCCGAACCCTATCTGCCCTATCAGCGCCCCCCTCTCTCCAAAGCCTATCTACTGGGCGACATGGATCTTGATGGCCTGACGCTGCGTCCGCAAAGCTTCTATGACGAACAAGAGATCGCACTGAAACTAGGCAATCCGGTCTCCGCGATTGACCCGACAAACCAGACCGTCACCCTCTGTGAGGAAACCATCGCCTATGATCATCTGGTGCTGGCGACCGGCGGGGATGCCGCCAACCTACCAGCAGCGCAGGGCGGAACGCTGGCAGGGCTTTATCCCATCCGGGGCATCGACGATATCAACAAACTGGAGCCGCAAATCGTGGCCGGCCGCAAGGTTTTGATTGTTGGCGGCGGCTATATCGGTCTCGAAGCGGCGGCGGTCTGCGCCAAGCGCGGACTTGATGTAACCCTTGTGGTGGCCTCAGAGCGAATCCTGCGGCGCGTGGCAGCACCTGAAACGTCAGACTATTTCCGTAAACTGCATCAGGGACACGGGGTGCGTATCCTCGAAGGAGCTCAGTCCGTTACGCTTATCGGGGATAAGGATGACGGAGCCTCCGGTCAGGTCTGCGGCGCCCGGTTGGGCAATGACGAAGAGCTGGAGACTGACTTTGCGATTTGCGGCATCGGCTTGAAGCCGTCCGTCACGTTGGCGGAAATGGCTGGATTGACGCTGGAGAATGGCATCTGGACCGATGCGTTTTCTCGCACCTCCGATCCCCATATCTGGGCAGCAGGCGACTGCACAAGTTTCCCCTATCGCGGTGGACGCATCCGGCTGGAGAGCGTGGGCAATGCCATCGATCAGGCAAAAGCAGTCGCGGCCAACATCGTGGCCAGCCTCAAGGGAGAGGAAATGAAACCCTATATCGCCAAACCGTGGTTCTGGTCCGACCAATATGATGTCAAGTTCCAGATTGCTGGGCTCAACAGCGGCTATGATCGGGTGATCATCCGCGACGGTGGCGAAGGTGCTGCCTCTCACTGGTACTATCAGGGAGAAGAGCTGTTGGCCGTCGATGCGATGAATGATGGCCGCGCCTACATGGTTGGCAAACGGCTGATCGAAGCGGGTAAATCCGCCGATCCGGCCGTCGTCAGCAACACCGCGATTGACCTCAAGGTTCTCATGAAGCGGGGGTGA
- the purU gene encoding formyltetrahydrofolate deformylase, with protein sequence MSMILKMTCPDQPGVVADLSARLLSFGCNILESNQFFQPAADSNREDGLGSFFMRVVLATPEGLDATTLQNSIDEFAAKFDANISFQPADKQVSTILMVSKFDHCLQDILYRVQKGTLPLDIKAVVSNHADARNTVERLGIPFYLWPVTKENKREQEAKMDELIERTDAELVVLARYMQILSDNLSRKHFGKIINIHHSFLPAFKGAKPYHRAWERGVKLIGATAHYVTPDLDEGPIIEQDTERVNHAYNPDELVSRGRDIEARVLSRALRMHAEGRVFIDGHRTVVFSK encoded by the coding sequence ATGAGCATGATTTTGAAAATGACATGCCCGGATCAGCCCGGCGTTGTGGCTGATTTGAGCGCGCGTCTCCTCTCCTTCGGATGCAACATTCTGGAGAGCAACCAGTTCTTCCAGCCCGCAGCGGATTCCAATCGGGAAGACGGTCTTGGTTCTTTCTTCATGCGTGTCGTTCTTGCGACCCCGGAAGGGTTGGATGCCACCACCCTGCAAAACTCGATTGATGAATTCGCGGCCAAATTTGATGCCAACATCTCGTTCCAACCTGCTGACAAGCAGGTTTCAACCATTCTGATGGTTTCGAAATTCGACCATTGCCTGCAAGATATTCTCTATCGCGTGCAGAAGGGCACTTTGCCGCTGGATATCAAGGCCGTGGTATCCAACCATGCCGATGCCCGCAATACGGTGGAGCGCCTTGGCATTCCTTTCTATCTCTGGCCTGTGACCAAGGAAAACAAGCGCGAGCAGGAAGCCAAGATGGACGAACTGATCGAACGCACCGATGCCGAGCTTGTTGTTCTGGCGCGCTATATGCAGATTCTGTCCGACAATCTGTCCCGCAAGCATTTTGGCAAGATCATCAATATTCACCATTCCTTCCTGCCAGCCTTCAAGGGGGCCAAGCCGTACCATCGTGCATGGGAACGCGGTGTGAAGCTGATTGGTGCTACGGCCCATTATGTAACGCCGGATCTGGATGAAGGCCCGATCATCGAGCAGGACACTGAGCGGGTGAACCATGCCTACAATCCGGACGAACTGGTCAGCCGCGGCCGGGACATTGAGGCACGCGTGCTTTCCCGTGCTTTGCGCATGCATGCAGAAGGGCGCGTCTTCATCGACGGGCACCGCACGGTGGTCTTCAGCAAATAG
- a CDS encoding TetR/AcrR family transcriptional regulator, whose amino-acid sequence MEHSTYQKLVIAAANLLRQKGYAATGISDILETAGVTRGSLYHHFPGGKMDLGIAAARYSAGMLLNMIESACSKVRSEGGDYQDAIIEFCNKVHASFEENKNWRFMTVSATMQDGGERNEIFTNEARELYGKIRLKAIDEGRKFGLASKQSYLPLRQALLMLEGSWLLSRVLEDPMPMRSAVKFIEEEKLLYELRQQVQLQTPHDDALSGL is encoded by the coding sequence ATGGAACATTCCACATATCAGAAACTTGTCATCGCTGCAGCGAACTTGCTACGCCAAAAAGGCTACGCCGCCACCGGCATTTCTGACATCTTGGAAACGGCGGGCGTGACGCGTGGATCGCTGTATCATCACTTTCCGGGAGGCAAAATGGATTTGGGCATCGCCGCTGCCCGTTACTCTGCCGGCATGCTCCTCAACATGATTGAAAGCGCATGCAGCAAGGTGCGTTCTGAGGGAGGAGATTATCAAGATGCGATAATTGAGTTCTGCAACAAGGTTCACGCTTCTTTTGAGGAGAATAAGAATTGGCGCTTCATGACGGTTTCGGCAACCATGCAGGACGGGGGAGAGCGCAATGAGATTTTCACAAATGAAGCGCGTGAGCTCTATGGCAAAATAAGGCTGAAAGCCATTGATGAAGGAAGGAAATTTGGCCTCGCTTCAAAGCAATCCTATTTGCCGCTGCGCCAGGCGCTGCTCATGCTTGAGGGCAGCTGGCTGTTATCAAGGGTCTTGGAAGATCCTATGCCCATGCGGTCTGCGGTAAAGTTCATTGAAGAGGAAAAATTGCTGTATGAACTGCGTCAGCAGGTGCAACTGCAAACACCCCATGATGATGCTCTCTCGGGGCTATGA